ACAACAGCTTCTTTTTCGTCTCCGCACTCAAAACGCCCGAAGATTGCAAGCAGTTCGTCTCCGGAGACGAAGTTGCCTTTTTCATCGACTGCCATCATCCTGTCTGCATCTCCGTCATGGGCTATTCCGAGGTCGGCTTCGAAAGCCACAACTGCTTTTTTAAGCATTGAAAGGTTCTGGTCGTTAGGCTCAGGGTTCCTTGCCGGGAAGTGCCCGTCAGGCTGGGAATTCAGGGTTATTACCTGACAGCCAAGCTCCTGCAGGAGATAAGGAGTGATTGTGCTTCCCGCTCCGCATCCACAGTCGAGAACCACGCGCAGCTTTGATTTCCCTACGAGCCCCTCGATCATATCCATGTGGTCCCGAATGGCGTTTTCGTCTTCAGCAATTTTCCCCATAAGGTCCCAGGTAGCCCGCGAAAAGTTTTCTTTCTCTATAGCTTCTTCAACCTCTTCCTGCTGGGCTGAGTCAAAAGCCATGCCGTCAGGGTTCCATAACTTAATCCCCACATACTCTGAGGGGTTGTGGGAGGCTGTAACCATTACTCCGCACTCATATTTTCTGGCCGCATATGCCAGAGTCGGGGTAGTTACCATGCCCACCTTTGTAACATCACAGCCTGCAGCAGTCAGCCCGGCGACCAGGGCGTGCTCTATCATAGGCGCCGAAGTTCTGGGGTCCCTCCCGATAACCGCAGTTTTTTTCTGGTTTCCCAGCACAAGCCCTACCTGCAGTGCAAGTTCGGGTGTAACTTCTTTATTAACTATGCCTCTAATTCCTGAAGATCCAAAGAGTTTCATAAATCTTACTCCATATTTCATGAAGTTCCGTTCTGTTATTCGACAGTAACACTCTTTGCAAGGTTGCGGGGTTTGTCAATAGAGCAGTTCCTGGCAAGAGCAGTGTAATAAGCAAGTAGCTGAAGCACGACAACACTCAGAAGGGGGGCTAGCAGTTCATCGCTCTGGGGGATTCTGAGGATGACGTCTGCATACTTTCCTATTTCCGTGTCCTTACTGTCGGCGACCGCTATCACAAAAGCGTCCCTGGCTTTCACTTCTTTAATATTGCTGAGCATTTTTTCATAAGTCTGCCCTCTGGTGGCAATTGCAACTACAGGAGTTTCCTCGTCAAGAAGGGCAATAGGCCCGTGTTTCAGTTCTCCTGCAGCAAAGCCTTCGGCGTGTACGTATGAGATCTCTTTGAGCTTCAGTGCTCCTTCAAGAGCTATAGGGTAGTTAAGGTGCCTGCCGAGGAAGAAGTAATTCTTTGAGCGGGCAAAGCCCTCAGCACATTCCTTTATCGCTTCTTTCTGGTTAAGGATCTGCTGGATCTCTCCCGGGACTTTCCGGATTTCTGTGATGAACCCCTTTACGTAATCAGGGCTAAGCTTGCCCCTTACGAGGGCGAACTTTACGGCGAGGAGATAAAGAAGTGTAAGCTGGGTACTGAAGGTCTTTGTGGCAGCGACTCCTATTTCGGGCCCTGCCCGTGTATAGAGTACACTGTTTGCCTCTCTCGTAATGGTGCTTCCCACAACATTCGTAATTGCAAGCGTGGGACAGTTGTAAGACATAATCTCCCGCACGGCTGCAAGAGTATCTGCAGTTTCTCCTGACTGGGTAATTGCAATGGCAAGGGTTCCTTCATTCATAACAGGGTTTCTGTACCTGTACTCCGAGCATATGTCAATGTCGCAGTGGATTCCTGCAAGTTGTTCAAACAGGTATTTTCCAAGCAAACCTGCATGCCAGGATGTTCCGCATGCCAGGATCTGAACCCTTGAAAGTTTCCTTATTTCGTCTTCACTGAGTTTCAGTTCGTTTAAGTATATAGCTCCTTCAAGTTCAGAGACTTTGCCTGCCAGAGTGTTGTGGATTGCACTGACCTGTTCATGAATCTCTTTCAGCATGAAATGTTCATAACCTGCTTTTTCTGCAGCCTCAAAGTCCCACTCTATCTTTTCGATCTTCTTTTCCGTGAGATTTCCTTCCCTGTCGAATATCTCCACGCTTGTTGGGGTCAGTACTGCTGTCTCAAAGTCATTTACAAATATAACATCCCTGGTATAGTTCAGAAAAGCAGTTACATCAGATCCAGCAAAATTTTCCTTTTTCCCGAGTCCTATGACGAGAGGGCTGTCCTTGCGGGCAAGCACGAGTTTTCCGGGCTCGTCAGAAGAGAGGATTCCAAGAGCATATGAACCTTCAATCTCTTTTAGGGCTTTTCTGAGTCCCACAAGAAGTTCGCATTTAGCCTCTTTTCCATCCGGTTTCCCATAGATGTGTTTGTGCAGCAGATGTGCGACCACTTCGGTATCGGTTTCGGATTTGAATTCGTAACCCTCTCCGATAAGCCTCTCTTTCAATGACATATAATTTTCGATAATCCCGTTATGTACTATCGAGATTTTTTCTGGGTTTCTTCCCGAGTTATGAGGGTGGGCATTTACCGTATTTGGGCGTCCGTGGGTTGCCCAGCGGGTATGTCCTATTCCGACATTTCCGCCGAGGTTCTTCGGGGTTTCGGATTCGAGATTTATGATTTTCCCTACTGCCTTATAAGTCTCAATTCCACTGCCAAGAACGGTGACTCCCGCTGAGTCATATCCCCTATATTCAAGTTTTTTAAGAGATTCTATAATAACTGGTGCAGCAGCACGTTGCCCTGCATATCCGACAATTCCACACATTTTTCTATCTCCTTCTTAAGAGCTTAGAGGACTACCGAATCACGGGGCAGGTCTCTGTAAATGGTGTTTCCAGATTCTACCTGACAGTTGACAGCAATCATTACTCCGGCTTTCACGAGCACTCTGCCTCCTATCCGGTTATCGTCCCCAACTATAGTTCCGAGCTTTGGGGCTTTGTGGATCCTGCAGTTAATGTTTATCTCCAGGTTTTCCTTTTCCTCTGCAGTAAAACCAGGGCCAAGGGTATTATTGCTTCCAATTATGGAGTTTGAAATTTGTCCATGGGAAGAAATCCTGCAGTCATTCATTATGATGCTGTTCTGGATTTCGGTAAAGGATCTTATGGACACATTGTCTCCTATCGTAGTTGAGGGCAAAATTACTACATTAGGTCCTATATCACAGTTTTCCCCGATTACTACAGGACCTACAATATAGGTTCCAGCACGGATTCTTGTGTTTTTTCCTATTGCAACCTTCCCGCGAATTATTACTCCTTCTTCAAGTTCTCCTTCTTGCCTCAGGTTTCTGGAGGAGTTTAATACAATTGAGTTTGCTTTCAGAAGATCCCAGGCATGAACCGCATCCAGCCACTTGGATTCAGTTGAGATTGGAGTGACTACTTTTCCTTCGTCAATCATAAGCTGGAGAGTGTCGGTTATTGCATATTCTCCATTTTCGGATATAGGAGTTTTTTCAATAGTTTCAAAGACCTGCGGCGTAAAAATATAAATTCCCGTGTTTACAATATGGCTTAAATCTCCAGGTCTTTTTTCCAGAATTTGGGTAATTCTTTTCTTTTCTTTCAGTACCACTCCATAGCCTGTTGTGTTCTCCATTCTTACGGTTAAAAGGCTCGCATCTCCTTCATAGTTGTTAAGAAGATCGGCTATGGTTTTTGGTTCTACCAGGTTGTCTCCGTTCAGGACAAGGAATTCGGAGTCCTCGGGACTTATTAGTTTTTTTGCCTGTTCAATCGCATGTGCTGTCCCGAGCTGGGCTTTTTGCTCAACGTATTTTATATTAACCCCGAAATTCAGTCCATCTTCAAAATAGTTCATTATGCGCTCTTTTTCATATCCGACAACCAGGATAATCTCATTGATTCCATTTGTTTCAAGTGAAGATATGACATGTTCCAGAATAGGCCTGTTGGCTACAGGAAGCATTACTTTGGAACGGGTAAGAGTAAGAGGCCTGCAGCGCAGTCCTTCTCCTGCTGCGAGGATAATAGCTTTCATAGAGTTAAAGAACCTTTTTTAGAATTTATACATTGCCTTCAGAAGCTATTGAATTAATCTATATAAATATGTTTATAAAAAATATAAGATGCAAAAACATTCTATATAATTTACTAGTGAGTGCATGATCTCTAAAAAAGAAAAAATATATATAAGAAGTATGAATCCTGTGTTTGATAAGTAAAGAGGTTCTAACTTTTTTAAAGTTGGAGTGCAGGCTTATCCGTAGAAGATAAAAAGCCCTGCCACATAAACCAGATATGCCCCTAGAATTACGCCTCCTTCCCACCTTTCCAGCTTTTTTCCAGTGATCCCGAAGATTATAAAGGTGAGGGATATCAGGAACATGAACGGAAAATCGTATCTTGCAAGCTGTTCAGAAACAGGGAGCATGCGAATCTGGGATGATGCCCCGAGGACCATGGCAATGTCCATTGTGTTTGCCCCGAGGATGTTTCCTATGGAGAGGTCCTGGTGCCCTTTCCTGAGGGAGGTAATTGCAGTTGCAAGTTCTGGCAGGGATGTTCCTATTGCAACCGCTGTCAGGGCTATTATTACTTCAGGGATTCCTATCCATTCGGCTATTTTTATCCCCGAATCGACCAGGATCCTGCTTCCTATTACTACGGAAAGGGAGCCGAGAACAAAAAAAGCTATATCTCTCCGGATATCTTTGACTTTCAGTTTTTCTTTACCAGTTTCATCATCTCCAAACAATACGCGCTGGGTCTTTGAAGCATGGAAGAGAAAAGCAAAAAACACCAGCAAAAGTATAATTCCATCAAGCTGATTCACATTTCCGTCTCGACTGACTATGATGAGGACAATTCCTGAAAGGAGCATAAGCCCGCTTTTAATGGGAAACGTATCATCCTTCATAGGGATTGCTTTTACAGCTATAATCGAACCCAGTACAAGCCCGGTGTTGCATATGACCGAACCCACGGCATTTCCTATTGTCACATCTGTATGTCCGATATAAGCTGCTGTTGCAGAAACTGCAAACTCCGGAGCTGTGGTTGCAAAACTCACAATCGTGGCTCCTATAAGCATTTTCGGAATTCCGCTTTTGTTCGATATTGAAACCGCAGCTTCAATGAACCAGTCCGAACCTTTGCTTATCATAGCAAGACTGAGCAGAAAAAGAAAGATCAAAAGCAAATTCATGGAGTCTTCTAAAGAAGACAAAGAATATAATTCAAACGCTCCTGTTTTTTTCAGTATTTTATATGTTTTTGGTCCTACAAAGTTATAACTACTATTGACAGTAAATTTACAAAATAAATCAGTTCAGTTATTGAAGGAGATAAGGATACCAAACAAATTATCGGGTACTGAGGAGGAACTGAAATGAAATTTCGTTTTCTTGCTGTCTTGCTGATTGTAGCCTCACTTCTCACCAGCGGCTGCACGGAAAATAGTTCGAATGAAGGGAATGGTACACAACCTGCTGAAAAAGTTGTAATTGGAACAAAGCTTTTCCAGGAGTCCTATATTGCCGCTCATGTGGTCTCTCTTTTACTCGAAGAGCATGGCTATGAAACTGATGTTAAAGAAAACCTTGGAGGCACGCTTGTAAATTATGAAGCTCTGAAGAAAGGAGATATCCAGGCATATACTGAGTATACAGGAACAATTTACAGCCAGATTCTAAAAAAACCGCCTCTTGAGGACTGGAACCCGGCAGTAGTCTATAAGGAGTCCGAACAGGGCATGTTTGAAAATGACGGGGTTGTGATTGCAGCCCGCCTGGGTTTCGAGGATGCTTATGCGATAGCTGTTGATAGGGAATGGGCTGAAAGCCGGAACGTGTCCACAATCAGTGACCTTGAGCCTTATGCCTCGGAAATGTCAGTAGGTACGGATCCCGAATTCGCCACGAGAGAAGATGGGCTTCCGCAGATTGCCCGTATTTACGGGTTCTCATTCAAAAATTACAATTCAATGGTTCCGGCTATCATGTATGAGGCCATAAAGAACAAAGAAGTCGATGCCATAAGTGCATATACTACGGATACTCGAAACGATCTCTACGGGCTAAATGTGCTTGAAGATGATAAGGATGCTCTTCCTCCCTATGACGCAGTGATTCTTGTTACTGAGACCTTTTCACAGGAAAACCCCGGTGCTATGGAAGCAATTGCACAGCTTAATGACATAATTGACCAGGACACTATGAGGCGCCTGAATGGAGAATATGATCTCGAAGGTAGGGAAGCAAGAGATATTGCCAGGGATTTCCTGATTGAAGAAGGTTTGATTTCTGCCTGAATATGGGCTACCCATGGTATTCAAGAAGCTTTTTGACCGGATCGATTCAGTCCGGCTTGAAAATATTACAAAGAAGTACGGGGATCAATTTGCCGTCAAAAACCTGACCCTGGAGATTCGGGGAGGGGAACTCCTGATCCTTATAGGAAGGAGCGGCTCAGGGAAGACCACTGCTATGCGGACTATAAACCGCTTGATAGAGCCTGATTCGGGTACTGTCTCCATAAATGGGACTGATGTAAGGGAGTTTGATCCAGTCCTCCTCAGGCGGAATATTGGCTATGTGATCCAGAATATCGGTTTGCTCCCTCACCTCTGCATTTCGGAAAATATCGGGGTACTCCTTAAACTTGAGGGGTGGAAAGAAGAGGAAATCAAGAAGAGGGTGAGTTATCTGCTAAGCCTCGTCTCCCTTCCTCCCGTGAGTTTTATGGGCCGCTACCCACATGAACTGAGCGGAGGCCAGCAACAGAGGGTCGGGCTTGCCAGGGCAATGGCTATGGATCCACCTCTTTTCCTTATGGATGAACCTTTCGGGGCACTTGATCCTCTCCTTCGAACTCAGTTGCAGGATGAGTTTTTCAAGATTAAAAAGGAGCTTGGAAGAACCATTGTTTTCATTACGCACGACATCAATGAGGCTTTCCGACTTGGTGACCGGATTGCAATTATAAACAATGCTGAACTTGTCCAGGTAGGAACTCCTGAAGAATTAATTTTCTCTCCAGCCAGTGACCTTGTTGCGGAGATTGTGGACTCAAAAAGGAAATACAGGCATATAGATACCCTGAAGGTTAGGGATATGATGCAGCCCTTTGCCGGGGGAAAAGAACTGAGAGATACCACAAGATCCCTGCCCTTTTTCTCCCCTGACACCTCACTTCTTGAAGCTCTTGCAAAGCTCAAGTCAGAGGGAGAATCTATGGGTCTTGTACTCGAAGATAACGAACCTGTAGGAGTCCTGTTTTTCGACCGGGTACTCCAGAACCTGATTTAAGTTTACATTAGTTTACATGATACCTGATCCTGAATCTGTCCAGGTTTAGCAAAAGGTGATTGTCTGATTAGCGAAAGGTGATTATCTGATTAGCGAAAGGTGATTATCTGATAATTGAGGATTTTAATGAGCTTACTGCGGAAATAATAAGAGTTTGGAACACTCAGCTGCTCTCTCAACGCACACTTGAGCACCTCCACATGTTTTTAGTTGCTCTCTTCTTTTCTATTCTTATAGGTGTGCTGATTGGAATCTTTACTTACAGGAACCAGAAACTTGCAGTCCCTGTCCTGAACGGCTTAAACGTAGTAGAAACAGTTCCCGATGTGGCTCTGCTGGTCCTTCTGCTCCCTATATTCGGGATAGGCACTAAGCCAACAATCGTGGCTTCTGTCCTTTATTCCATTCTTCCGATTGCCCGAAATACATACACAGGTCTTTCGAACGTGCCGAGGGAATATATAGAGATTGCCGAAGCCCTGGGCCTGACACAGGGGGATATTCTCTTCAAAGTTCGTTTCCCCCTGTCCCTTCCCCTGATCGCAGGAGGCATAAGGATTGCAGTAGTGTTTACAATGGGAGTCGTAACCCTTGGAGGGCTGATTGCGGCAGGTGGGCTTGGGGCTGCCCTTCAGAACGGAATTCAGCTCTACGATATGGGAACAATTCTTATCACCGGAGCCTGGGTGGGGCTACTTGCGGTACTCCTGGACGGAGGTGCAGGTATAGTAGAAAGCACTCTTAAAGCGAGGTATGGGACATGGTCATAATTGCAGAAATCCTTAAGGCTACGCTTGAGCACCTTTTTCTTGCTTATACCGCTCTTCTTATCGGAGCTCTTGTTTCTATCCCTCTGATACTTCTTTCCCTGTACAATGCAAAGCTGGCCTCATTTGTCATGAGGTTTTCCAACCTTGTTCAGGCAGTCCCCAGTTTTGCGGTTGTAGCTGTGGTTGTGCCCCTTATAGGGATTGGCTTTATCCCTGCGGTTATCGCCATAATGTTGAGGGTACTGCTTCCGCTCATTAAAAACACCTATATAGGACTTTTTAATGTGGATCCTTCGCTGATCGAGTCCGCAAAAGGAGTAGGGTTGACAGAATTTCAGGTTATCAGGTATGTGAGGCTCCCAAATGCATACCCTGCCATATTTGCCGGAATAAAATTTGCCGCCATCCTCGCCAACAGTATTGCAGTCCTGACAGCCCTTATAGGCGGAGGAGGTCTGGGGTCCATGATTTTTGAAGGGCTTACAAATTTCAATACTACCAAAATTCTGGCAGGAACCCTGCCGATCATAGGCATAGCCCTTTTCCTAGATTTTGCCTTCTCAGTGCTGGAACGCCGCTTGATCCCGGAATACCTTAAAATATAATCTTATATATAATGTTTAAAATGAAGGTTAAAATGTTCCGGATTTTTCCTATATATATTATATCTATTAAGAGTTATCCGGAGAACTATTTTCAAAAGTTAACAGTCAGGAGTCAAACTTATATAAAACAATTGTGTGATAATGTATACAATGTCAAACATTTTGTGCTTTTTTAGCAATATAACCTTAAAATATCTCTCCATTCAATTTATCTCGAATGTTTACTAATCATTTTTTATAAGTTAATGCAGCATTACAGGGAATCTCATGCTTGATCCGATACTCCTACTTGGGCTGGTGGTTGCCGTGCTTATTATGTCCCTTGTCGCACAGGCCCTCAGCTGCTATTTCCGGATTCCTTTTATTATTTTCCTGTTGATCGAAGGAGTCATTGTAGGGCCCGAGGTCCTTAATCTGCTGGACCCTGCCCTCTATATCGAGGGGTTAAGCGCCATCGTGGCAATCTCGGTATCCGTGATTGTCTTTGATGGGGGGCTTCACATTGACCTGAAGCATATAAGGATGGTTCAGGAAAGTGTTCTGAAGCTGACAACAATAGGGGTCATTGTGGCCTTCCTGGGAACCACGATTTTGACCAGCCTTTTGATAGGGATCCCTCTCGAAATCGCCGCCCTTTTCGGAGCCCTTATCACGGCAACAGGACCGACAGTAATAGTTCCCATTGTAAGGAATATCCAGATTAGCCACAGGCTTGGTAAGATCCTGGAACTCGAAGGGGTCCTGAATGACGCTGCCAGTGTGATCCTTGCAGCCATGGTCTTCGAATGGATTGCAGCAGAACTTTCCGGGATTGATGCTGTGATCTTTATCCTTTACAGATTGGGGATCGGAATTGTACTGGGGTCTTTGAGTGGGTTTGCCCTTCGCTGGTTCTTTACTCGGGGGACGGCGATTAGCAATCGGACCGCAAGGCTGGTTTCTCTGACTGCAGTATTTGCCTGTTTTGTCCTTTCAGAATACCTGGGCAACGAGTCCGGGATTCTGGCGGTAGCCATTTTCGGGATAATCCTTGGGACTTCAGAATTCCCTTACAAGGACACGATCAAGGAATTCAAGAGTGACATTGTGATTGTGATGCTCTCCCTGATTTTTATCCTGCTTGCGGCAATGCTTAAATTCGAAGATATCCAGAGAATAGGGGTAAACGGGATAGTCCTTGTACTCCTTCTCGTATTCTTTATCCGCCCGGTTGCAGTCTTCGTTTCGATGTGGAACTCGCAGATCAGTACGAATGAGAAACTTTTCATTTCCTTTATTGGGCCCAGGGGCGTTGTGCCGACTTCGGTTGCAACCTATTTTGCAATCAAGCTCGATTCGATGGGCATTCAGGGAGGGCAGGCCCTTGTTGGACTTGTCTTCCTTACGGTTATCATCACGGTCTTCATGAGTGGCAGTCTGTCAAAAAAAGTGGCAGAGTTACTGGAGGTAATCCCTATGGAAATTCTTATTATTGGTGGAGGAAAGGTAGGCAGGATTCTTGCCGAACGTTTTGACAAAAGAGGAGAAAATGTAGTTGTTGTGGACATTTCCGAGGCCAATTGCAAGAAATGCATGGAACTCGGGGTCCGGATTGTCCAGGGTGATGGAGGGGACGTAAATGTCCTGAAAAAAGCAGGAATAGAGAATGCCAAATATGTGGTTGCAACAACCAATCAGGACAACACGAACCTTCTCTTCTGCCAGATTGCTAAAGCTTCTTTCGGATTCAGGGGTGACCAGCTGGTAGCCAGGGTAAACGAGATAGAAAACCTCCAGGCTTTCTGGAATCTGGGCATCCGCGCAATGAGCCCGGCCACAACGACTGCAGTGGTGCTTGAGAACATGATTGGAAGGCATCATCTCTTCTCTATGTGCGAGGTAGGTGGTGAAGGGGACATGATGGAAGTCAAGGTCACGAATCCCAAGGTAATCGGGAAAGCCATTAAGGATATCCAGTTCCCTGAAAAGAGTCTTCTGGTTATGGTTCAGCGGGGCAATGATTCTATTATCGCCCACGGGAGCCTTGTGCTCGAATATGAGGATATCGTAACCGTTATTGGGGAAGGAGATGCAGCCAAACGGACTGCGGGCATACTTCACAAATAATTCTAAGTCCTACATCCCAAGATATATCAATATTAAAAAACAATCTATTCTAAAGTTACTTAAATAAATTTTTTATAAGGTAACTGGTGTTACGAACAGTGTGATCAACACTACAAAACATTTCTTATTACAAAGCGTCTTGTGGACAGATTATTGGATGGTTATTGGCAATCTAAAACGAAAGGTCTACTGATATTGTACAATTTAAGTAACTATCCGATTACATAACCTATCAGTAAAAAGTATATAAAAAACTTTGAGGCTAATCCGAAGCAGAGATAAGGGGAAGACAAGTGATTTTTAGGGCTTTGCAATTCACTAAGGCAGGGCTTTTTCAGGGCAGCCGCTTCCTGTCAGTTGAATACTTTCACCCCGCTTCACTCAACTTTATATTCTCTGCTGTGGTACTTTAGAATGCCTCTCAATAAGATGATGATAACCATGAGGCTTGAGGTAGATTAAAGATGAAACAGACTGCTGAATCCATTAGAGACCGGTTTATGAAACTTGGCATCGATGTGCCTGTTGAGGACATCGAAAGCAGACTCGACGAGTTGATTACAAAGTTCAAAGTGCCTTCAAATGAGGCACAGCGCAGCGTAACAAACTATTTTTTGAAGAAGTATTCCATTCCTAAAAATGAGTTTTATGTAAGACAGGCTGAACCCCAGCTCACCAAAATTGTGGATATTACGGAGAATGGGCAGTGGGCAAACCTTAAGGCAAAGGTTGTTCAGCTCTGGGAAAATACTCATGAATCCATATCTCAGGTTGGGCTTCTTGGAGATGAAACTGGAATCATAAAGTTTACCATCTGGAAAAATGCCGAACTTCCTTCCCTCGAACAGGGAGAGAGCTACCTTCTCAGGAGTGTCGTTGTTGGGGAATACAACGCCAGGTTCCAGGTCCAGGTTAACAAAAACAGTTCCATAGAGAAGCTCTCCGAGCCCATTGAATTAGGAGGCGGGGATTTCATTCCTTCAGCAAGAGAGGCCGAACTCCGGAATATTGCTGACCTTGTGGGGAACCAGTGGGCTACAGTAAGAGGAAAAGTGGTCCAGCTCTGGGAAAACTCCCATGAGTCGATAGAAC
The Methanosarcina sp. WWM596 DNA segment above includes these coding regions:
- the glmM gene encoding phosphoglucosamine mutase, translating into MKLFGSSGIRGIVNKEVTPELALQVGLVLGNQKKTAVIGRDPRTSAPMIEHALVAGLTAAGCDVTKVGMVTTPTLAYAARKYECGVMVTASHNPSEYVGIKLWNPDGMAFDSAQQEEVEEAIEKENFSRATWDLMGKIAEDENAIRDHMDMIEGLVGKSKLRVVLDCGCGAGSTITPYLLQELGCQVITLNSQPDGHFPARNPEPNDQNLSMLKKAVVAFEADLGIAHDGDADRMMAVDEKGNFVSGDELLAIFGRFECGDEKEAVVVPVDTSMMVGDYLVGSEIIRTRVGDVYVAEGIKQYGAIYGGEPSGSWIFPKISYCPDGIYAAAKLVEIVREKKLSELRAELPVYATKRGALPCANEKKAEFMEKVKTRLEPLGKILDIDGIRVELKNGWVLVRPSGTEAKVRITAEARKNVEEIYDMAEKIVKEALK
- the glmS gene encoding glutamine--fructose-6-phosphate transaminase (isomerizing) → MCGIVGYAGQRAAAPVIIESLKKLEYRGYDSAGVTVLGSGIETYKAVGKIINLESETPKNLGGNVGIGHTRWATHGRPNTVNAHPHNSGRNPEKISIVHNGIIENYMSLKERLIGEGYEFKSETDTEVVAHLLHKHIYGKPDGKEAKCELLVGLRKALKEIEGSYALGILSSDEPGKLVLARKDSPLVIGLGKKENFAGSDVTAFLNYTRDVIFVNDFETAVLTPTSVEIFDREGNLTEKKIEKIEWDFEAAEKAGYEHFMLKEIHEQVSAIHNTLAGKVSELEGAIYLNELKLSEDEIRKLSRVQILACGTSWHAGLLGKYLFEQLAGIHCDIDICSEYRYRNPVMNEGTLAIAITQSGETADTLAAVREIMSYNCPTLAITNVVGSTITREANSVLYTRAGPEIGVAATKTFSTQLTLLYLLAVKFALVRGKLSPDYVKGFITEIRKVPGEIQQILNQKEAIKECAEGFARSKNYFFLGRHLNYPIALEGALKLKEISYVHAEGFAAGELKHGPIALLDEETPVVAIATRGQTYEKMLSNIKEVKARDAFVIAVADSKDTEIGKYADVILRIPQSDELLAPLLSVVVLQLLAYYTALARNCSIDKPRNLAKSVTVE
- the glmU gene encoding bifunctional sugar-1-phosphate nucleotidylyltransferase/acetyltransferase; its protein translation is MKAIILAAGEGLRCRPLTLTRSKVMLPVANRPILEHVISSLETNGINEIILVVGYEKERIMNYFEDGLNFGVNIKYVEQKAQLGTAHAIEQAKKLISPEDSEFLVLNGDNLVEPKTIADLLNNYEGDASLLTVRMENTTGYGVVLKEKKRITQILEKRPGDLSHIVNTGIYIFTPQVFETIEKTPISENGEYAITDTLQLMIDEGKVVTPISTESKWLDAVHAWDLLKANSIVLNSSRNLRQEGELEEGVIIRGKVAIGKNTRIRAGTYIVGPVVIGENCDIGPNVVILPSTTIGDNVSIRSFTEIQNSIIMNDCRISSHGQISNSIIGSNNTLGPGFTAEEKENLEININCRIHKAPKLGTIVGDDNRIGGRVLVKAGVMIAVNCQVESGNTIYRDLPRDSVVL
- a CDS encoding calcium/sodium antiporter, encoding MSSLEDSMNLLLIFLFLLSLAMISKGSDWFIEAAVSISNKSGIPKMLIGATIVSFATTAPEFAVSATAAYIGHTDVTIGNAVGSVICNTGLVLGSIIAVKAIPMKDDTFPIKSGLMLLSGIVLIIVSRDGNVNQLDGIILLLVFFAFLFHASKTQRVLFGDDETGKEKLKVKDIRRDIAFFVLGSLSVVIGSRILVDSGIKIAEWIGIPEVIIALTAVAIGTSLPELATAITSLRKGHQDLSIGNILGANTMDIAMVLGASSQIRMLPVSEQLARYDFPFMFLISLTFIIFGITGKKLERWEGGVILGAYLVYVAGLFIFYG
- a CDS encoding glycine betaine ABC transporter substrate-binding protein, with product MKFRFLAVLLIVASLLTSGCTENSSNEGNGTQPAEKVVIGTKLFQESYIAAHVVSLLLEEHGYETDVKENLGGTLVNYEALKKGDIQAYTEYTGTIYSQILKKPPLEDWNPAVVYKESEQGMFENDGVVIAARLGFEDAYAIAVDREWAESRNVSTISDLEPYASEMSVGTDPEFATREDGLPQIARIYGFSFKNYNSMVPAIMYEAIKNKEVDAISAYTTDTRNDLYGLNVLEDDKDALPPYDAVILVTETFSQENPGAMEAIAQLNDIIDQDTMRRLNGEYDLEGREARDIARDFLIEEGLISA
- a CDS encoding ABC transporter ATP-binding protein — encoded protein: MVFKKLFDRIDSVRLENITKKYGDQFAVKNLTLEIRGGELLILIGRSGSGKTTAMRTINRLIEPDSGTVSINGTDVREFDPVLLRRNIGYVIQNIGLLPHLCISENIGVLLKLEGWKEEEIKKRVSYLLSLVSLPPVSFMGRYPHELSGGQQQRVGLARAMAMDPPLFLMDEPFGALDPLLRTQLQDEFFKIKKELGRTIVFITHDINEAFRLGDRIAIINNAELVQVGTPEELIFSPASDLVAEIVDSKRKYRHIDTLKVRDMMQPFAGGKELRDTTRSLPFFSPDTSLLEALAKLKSEGESMGLVLEDNEPVGVLFFDRVLQNLI
- a CDS encoding ABC transporter permease — translated: MFLVALFFSILIGVLIGIFTYRNQKLAVPVLNGLNVVETVPDVALLVLLLPIFGIGTKPTIVASVLYSILPIARNTYTGLSNVPREYIEIAEALGLTQGDILFKVRFPLSLPLIAGGIRIAVVFTMGVVTLGGLIAAGGLGAALQNGIQLYDMGTILITGAWVGLLAVLLDGGAGIVESTLKARYGTWS
- a CDS encoding ABC transporter permease is translated as MVIIAEILKATLEHLFLAYTALLIGALVSIPLILLSLYNAKLASFVMRFSNLVQAVPSFAVVAVVVPLIGIGFIPAVIAIMLRVLLPLIKNTYIGLFNVDPSLIESAKGVGLTEFQVIRYVRLPNAYPAIFAGIKFAAILANSIAVLTALIGGGGLGSMIFEGLTNFNTTKILAGTLPIIGIALFLDFAFSVLERRLIPEYLKI
- a CDS encoding cation:proton antiporter codes for the protein MLDPILLLGLVVAVLIMSLVAQALSCYFRIPFIIFLLIEGVIVGPEVLNLLDPALYIEGLSAIVAISVSVIVFDGGLHIDLKHIRMVQESVLKLTTIGVIVAFLGTTILTSLLIGIPLEIAALFGALITATGPTVIVPIVRNIQISHRLGKILELEGVLNDAASVILAAMVFEWIAAELSGIDAVIFILYRLGIGIVLGSLSGFALRWFFTRGTAISNRTARLVSLTAVFACFVLSEYLGNESGILAVAIFGIILGTSEFPYKDTIKEFKSDIVIVMLSLIFILLAAMLKFEDIQRIGVNGIVLVLLLVFFIRPVAVFVSMWNSQISTNEKLFISFIGPRGVVPTSVATYFAIKLDSMGIQGGQALVGLVFLTVIITVFMSGSLSKKVAELLEVIPMEILIIGGGKVGRILAERFDKRGENVVVVDISEANCKKCMELGVRIVQGDGGDVNVLKKAGIENAKYVVATTNQDNTNLLFCQIAKASFGFRGDQLVARVNEIENLQAFWNLGIRAMSPATTTAVVLENMIGRHHLFSMCEVGGEGDMMEVKVTNPKVIGKAIKDIQFPEKSLLVMVQRGNDSIIAHGSLVLEYEDIVTVIGEGDAAKRTAGILHK